In a single window of the Chelonia mydas isolate rCheMyd1 chromosome 8, rCheMyd1.pri.v2, whole genome shotgun sequence genome:
- the ABL2 gene encoding tyrosine-protein kinase ABL2 isoform X3: MSILGLRLRVKLMYWKLRLYQLTWGTLPSEYPQKEALHRPYGCDVEPQALNEAIRWSSKENLLGTTESDPNLFVALYDFVASGDNTLSITKGEKLRVLGYNQNGEWSEVCSKNGQGWVPSNYITPVNSLEKHSWYHGPVSRSAAEYLLSSLINGSFLVRESESSPGQLSISLRYEGRVYHYRINTTADGKVYVTAESRFNTLAELVHHHSTVADGLVTTLHYPAPKCNKPTVYGVSPIHDKWEMERTDITMKHKLGGGQYGEVYVGVWKKYNLTVAVKTLKEDTMEVEEFLKEAAVMKEIKHPNLVQLLGVCTLEPPFYIVTEYMPYGNLLDYLRECNREEVSAVVLLYMATQISSAMEYLEKKNFIHRDLAARNCLVGENHVVKVADFGLSRLMTGDTYTAHAGAKFPIKWTAPESLAYNTFSIKSDVWAFGVLLWEIATYGMSPYPGIDLSQVYDLLEKGYRMEQPEGCPPKVYELMRACWKWNPPDRPSFAETHQAFETMFHDSSISEEVAEELGRTASSSSIVPYLPRLPMLPSKTRTLKKQAENKENIEGTQDTVEHSASSSAPGFIRSTQPTSGSPALPRKQRDKSPSGLLEDAKETTFTRDRKGGFFSSFMKKRNAPTPPKRSSSFREMENQPHKKYELTGNFSSVASLQHVDGFSFTPTQQDASLGPAKCYSGGFAQRNFYSDDSGGTNSGGSASTGGGWSGITGFFTPRLIKKTLGLRAGKPTGGEEASKPFPRSNSTSSMSSGPPEQDRMAMTLPRNCQRSKIQLERTVSTSSQPEESIGRSTDLLPKRLEEGPALTRERPKAKLLPRGATALPVRTSSGDSAVAEKYCPGLATTTPKSKEKNSGTRQGALEDGERPGWSSPAKAAAILPTTHNHKVPVLISPTLKHTPADVQLIGTDSQGNKFKLLSEHQVTSSSDRDRPRRVKPKCAPPPPPVMRLLQQPPACSDTAEELSNTTAAHHGLETSEGGKKAVVAHGGGKAGRPMMPPPQVPLSSSSTSPAKMANGTAGAKVALRKTKQAAEKISADKISKEALLECADLLSSAIAEPMPNSQLVDTGHQLLDYCSGYVDCIPQTRNKFAFREAVSKLELSLQELQVSSTAASVPGANPVLNNLLSCVQEISDVVQR, translated from the exons ATGAGCATCTTGGGATTGCGTTTAAGAGTTAAACTGATGTACTGGAAACTCAGATTGTATCAGCTCACCTGGGGAACTTTGCCCTCGGAATATCCTCAGAAAG AGGCCCTTCACCGCCCCTATGGTTGTGATGTTGAACCCCAGGCACTGAATGAAGCCATCAGGTGGAGCTCTAAGGAGAACCTGCTTGGAACCACTGAGAGCGATCCCAATCTTTTTGTTGCACTTTATGATTTTGTAGCAAGCGGCGACAACACACTCAGCATCACCAAAG GTGAGAAGCTACGAGTCCTGGGTTACAACCAGAATGGTGAATGGAGTGAGGTATGTTCtaagaatgggcagggatgggtgCCAAGCAACTATATCACACCAGTGAACAGCCTGGAGAAGCATTCCTGGTATCATGGGCCTGTGTCACGCAGTGCAGCAGAGTATCTGCTGAGCAGCCTCATCAATGGCAGCTTCCTGGTTCGTGAAAGCGAGAGCAGCCCGGGGCAGCTGTCCATCTCCCTCCGGTACGAGGGGCGTGTTTACCACTACAGGATCAATACCACCGCAGATGGAAAG GTGTATGTGACAGCCGAAAGCCGCTTCAATACATTAGCAGAACTAGTTCACCATCATTCTACAGTGGCAGATGGACTGGTGACAACCTTGCATTACCCAGCACCCAAATGCAATAAGCCCACAGTCTATGGAGTGTCCCCCATCCATGACAAGTGGGAGATGGAACGAACGGATATCACCATGAAGCACAAACTTGGGGGAGGGCAGTATGGTGAAGTGTACGTTGGTGTCTGGAAGAAATACAATCTCACAGTTGCTGTGAAAACACTAAAG GAAGATACCATGGAAGTGGAGGAGTTCTTGAAAGAAGCTGCTGTGATGAAGGAAATCAAGCACCCAAATCTAGTGCAATTATTAG GAGTATGCACCCTGGAGCCACCCTTTTACATTGTGACGGAATATATGCCATATGGGAACCTGCTGGACTATCTACGAGAATGCAACCGGGAGGAGGTGAGCGCTGTCGTTCTGCTCTACATGGCCACTCAGATCTCCTCTGCTATGGAGTACTTGGAGAAGAAGAATTTCATCCACAG GGACCTAGCGGCTCGAAACTGCTTGGTAGGAGAAAACCACGTGGTAAAGGTGGCCGACTTCGGCTTAAGTCGATTGATGACTGGAGATACCTACACAGCTCATGCTGGAGCCAAGTTTCCTATCAAGTGGACAGCACCTGAGAGCCTGGCCTATAACACCTTCTCAATTAAATCAGATGTGTGGG CCTTTGGGGTGCTATTATGGGAAATTGCCACCTACGGGATGTCACCATACCCAGGTATTGACCTCTCACAGGTGTACGATCTGCTGGAGAAGGGATATCGGATGGAACAACCAGAGGGGTGCCCTCCAAAAGTTTATGAACTGATGAGGGCAT GCTGGAAGTGGAATCCCCCAGACCGACCATCCTTTGCTGAGACCCATCAAGCCTTTGAAACAATGTTCCATGACTCCAGTATCTCTGAAG AGGTGGCAGAGGAGCTTGGAAGAACAGCCTCCTCCTCATCCATAGTTCCCTACTTGCCCCGGTTACCCATGCTTCCCTCCAAGACTAGGACTCTGAAGAAACAGGCAGAGAACAAGGAGAATATTGAAGGAACACAAGATACTGTGGAGCATTCAGCTTCCAGCTCAGCACCAG GGTTTATCAGAAGCACACAGCCAACAAGTGGATCTCCAGCACTGCCTCGCAAGCAAAGGGATAAGTCCCCCAGCGGCCTCTTGGAAGATGCCAAAGAGACCACTTTCACCAGGGACAGAAAAGGTGGCTTTTTCAGCTCCTTTATGAAGAAGAGGAATGCCCCCACACCTCCAAAGCGTAGCAGTTCCTTCCGTGAAATGGAGAATCAGCCCCACAAGAAATATGAGCTCACGGGTAACTTTTCATCTGTTGCTTCCTTGCAGCATGTTGATGGATTTTCTTTTACTCCCACCCAGCAGGATGCAAGCCTGGGCCCAGCCAAGTGCTACAGTGGGGGCTTTGCACAGAGGAACTTCTACAGTGATGACAGTGGTGGTACCAACAGTGGTGGGAGTGCAAGTACTGGTGGTGGGTGGTCAGGCATCACAGGTTTCTTTACACCACGGCTGATTAAAAAGACACTGGGTTTACGAGCAGGGAAACCTACCGGTGGCGAAGAAGCTTCAAAGCCTTTTCCAAGGTCAAACTCTACATCTTCCATGTCTTCGGGGCCTCCAGAGCAGGATAGGATGGCAATGACTCTTCCTAGAAATTGCCAGAGGTCAAAAATCCAGCTGGAAAGGACAGTGTCCACCTCCTCTCAGCCAGAGGAGAGCATAGGTAGATCCACTGACCTGCTTCCCAAAAGGCTTGAAGAAGGCCCTGCTCTGACCAGAGAGAGACCGAAAGCCAAACTCTTGCCAAGAGGTGCCACCGCTCTTCCAGTCAGAACCTCTTCAGGGGATTCAGCTGTTGCAGAGAAGTACTGTCCAGGTCTGGCAACAACAACCcctaaaagcaaagaaaaaaacagtgGTACACGGCAAGGGGCCCTAGAAGATGGAGAGAGACCAGGATGGTCTTCTCCAGCAAAGGCTGCAGCAATACTTCCAACCACTCATAACCACAAAGTGCCAGTCCTAATCTCACCCACTCTAAAACATACTCCAGCAGACGTGCAGCTTATTGGCACAGACTCTCAGGGTAATAAATTTAAGCTCTTATCTGAGCATCAGGTCACATCTTCCAGCGACAGGGACCGGCCCAGACGGGTAAAACCAAAGTGTGCCCCACCTCCACCGCCAGTGATGAGGCTCCTGCAGCAGCCGCCCGCTTGCTCAGACACAGCAGAAGAGTTGAGCAACACCACAGCAGCACATCATGGACTGGAAACAAGTGAAGGTGGTAAAAAGGCAGTGGTGGCACATGGTGGTGGAAAAGCTGGGAGGCCCATGATGCCTCCCCCTCAAGTGCCTCTGTCATCATCTTCCACCTCACCAGCGAAAATGGCCAATGGCACAGCAGGTGCTAAAGTGGCATTAAGAAAGACCAAACAGGCAGCTGAGAAAATCTCAGCGGACAAAATCAGCAAAGAGGCGCTGCTGGAGTGTGCAGACCTCCTCTCGAGTGCCATTGCTGAGCCAATGCCAAACAGCCAGCTGGTGGATACAGGGCACCAGCTGTTGGATTACTGCTCAGGCTATGTGGATTGCATCCCACAAACACGCAACAAATTTGCCTTCCGGGAAGCCGTGAGCAAACTGGAACTCAGCCTGCAGGAACTGCAGGTGTCCTCAACAGCTGCTAGTGTGCCCGGAGCAAACCCCGTCCTTAATAACTTATTGTCATGTGTCCAAGAAATCAGTGATGTGGTTCAAAGGTAG
- the ABL2 gene encoding tyrosine-protein kinase ABL2 isoform X1, translating to MGQQVGRVGEPGAGLQQQPPPPQQPRGARGSSAARPAGRKREAAGRTAESGFNIFTQHEALHRPYGCDVEPQALNEAIRWSSKENLLGTTESDPNLFVALYDFVASGDNTLSITKGEKLRVLGYNQNGEWSEVCSKNGQGWVPSNYITPVNSLEKHSWYHGPVSRSAAEYLLSSLINGSFLVRESESSPGQLSISLRYEGRVYHYRINTTADGKVYVTAESRFNTLAELVHHHSTVADGLVTTLHYPAPKCNKPTVYGVSPIHDKWEMERTDITMKHKLGGGQYGEVYVGVWKKYNLTVAVKTLKEDTMEVEEFLKEAAVMKEIKHPNLVQLLGVCTLEPPFYIVTEYMPYGNLLDYLRECNREEVSAVVLLYMATQISSAMEYLEKKNFIHRDLAARNCLVGENHVVKVADFGLSRLMTGDTYTAHAGAKFPIKWTAPESLAYNTFSIKSDVWAFGVLLWEIATYGMSPYPGIDLSQVYDLLEKGYRMEQPEGCPPKVYELMRACWKWNPPDRPSFAETHQAFETMFHDSSISEEVAEELGRTASSSSIVPYLPRLPMLPSKTRTLKKQAENKENIEGTQDTVEHSASSSAPGFIRSTQPTSGSPALPRKQRDKSPSGLLEDAKETTFTRDRKGGFFSSFMKKRNAPTPPKRSSSFREMENQPHKKYELTGNFSSVASLQHVDGFSFTPTQQDASLGPAKCYSGGFAQRNFYSDDSGGTNSGGSASTGGGWSGITGFFTPRLIKKTLGLRAGKPTGGEEASKPFPRSNSTSSMSSGPPEQDRMAMTLPRNCQRSKIQLERTVSTSSQPEESIGRSTDLLPKRLEEGPALTRERPKAKLLPRGATALPVRTSSGDSAVAEKYCPGLATTTPKSKEKNSGTRQGALEDGERPGWSSPAKAAAILPTTHNHKVPVLISPTLKHTPADVQLIGTDSQGNKFKLLSEHQVTSSSDRDRPRRVKPKCAPPPPPVMRLLQQPPACSDTAEELSNTTAAHHGLETSEGGKKAVVAHGGGKAGRPMMPPPQVPLSSSSTSPAKMANGTAGAKVALRKTKQAAEKISADKISKEALLECADLLSSAIAEPMPNSQLVDTGHQLLDYCSGYVDCIPQTRNKFAFREAVSKLELSLQELQVSSTAASVPGANPVLNNLLSCVQEISDVVQR from the exons AGGCCCTTCACCGCCCCTATGGTTGTGATGTTGAACCCCAGGCACTGAATGAAGCCATCAGGTGGAGCTCTAAGGAGAACCTGCTTGGAACCACTGAGAGCGATCCCAATCTTTTTGTTGCACTTTATGATTTTGTAGCAAGCGGCGACAACACACTCAGCATCACCAAAG GTGAGAAGCTACGAGTCCTGGGTTACAACCAGAATGGTGAATGGAGTGAGGTATGTTCtaagaatgggcagggatgggtgCCAAGCAACTATATCACACCAGTGAACAGCCTGGAGAAGCATTCCTGGTATCATGGGCCTGTGTCACGCAGTGCAGCAGAGTATCTGCTGAGCAGCCTCATCAATGGCAGCTTCCTGGTTCGTGAAAGCGAGAGCAGCCCGGGGCAGCTGTCCATCTCCCTCCGGTACGAGGGGCGTGTTTACCACTACAGGATCAATACCACCGCAGATGGAAAG GTGTATGTGACAGCCGAAAGCCGCTTCAATACATTAGCAGAACTAGTTCACCATCATTCTACAGTGGCAGATGGACTGGTGACAACCTTGCATTACCCAGCACCCAAATGCAATAAGCCCACAGTCTATGGAGTGTCCCCCATCCATGACAAGTGGGAGATGGAACGAACGGATATCACCATGAAGCACAAACTTGGGGGAGGGCAGTATGGTGAAGTGTACGTTGGTGTCTGGAAGAAATACAATCTCACAGTTGCTGTGAAAACACTAAAG GAAGATACCATGGAAGTGGAGGAGTTCTTGAAAGAAGCTGCTGTGATGAAGGAAATCAAGCACCCAAATCTAGTGCAATTATTAG GAGTATGCACCCTGGAGCCACCCTTTTACATTGTGACGGAATATATGCCATATGGGAACCTGCTGGACTATCTACGAGAATGCAACCGGGAGGAGGTGAGCGCTGTCGTTCTGCTCTACATGGCCACTCAGATCTCCTCTGCTATGGAGTACTTGGAGAAGAAGAATTTCATCCACAG GGACCTAGCGGCTCGAAACTGCTTGGTAGGAGAAAACCACGTGGTAAAGGTGGCCGACTTCGGCTTAAGTCGATTGATGACTGGAGATACCTACACAGCTCATGCTGGAGCCAAGTTTCCTATCAAGTGGACAGCACCTGAGAGCCTGGCCTATAACACCTTCTCAATTAAATCAGATGTGTGGG CCTTTGGGGTGCTATTATGGGAAATTGCCACCTACGGGATGTCACCATACCCAGGTATTGACCTCTCACAGGTGTACGATCTGCTGGAGAAGGGATATCGGATGGAACAACCAGAGGGGTGCCCTCCAAAAGTTTATGAACTGATGAGGGCAT GCTGGAAGTGGAATCCCCCAGACCGACCATCCTTTGCTGAGACCCATCAAGCCTTTGAAACAATGTTCCATGACTCCAGTATCTCTGAAG AGGTGGCAGAGGAGCTTGGAAGAACAGCCTCCTCCTCATCCATAGTTCCCTACTTGCCCCGGTTACCCATGCTTCCCTCCAAGACTAGGACTCTGAAGAAACAGGCAGAGAACAAGGAGAATATTGAAGGAACACAAGATACTGTGGAGCATTCAGCTTCCAGCTCAGCACCAG GGTTTATCAGAAGCACACAGCCAACAAGTGGATCTCCAGCACTGCCTCGCAAGCAAAGGGATAAGTCCCCCAGCGGCCTCTTGGAAGATGCCAAAGAGACCACTTTCACCAGGGACAGAAAAGGTGGCTTTTTCAGCTCCTTTATGAAGAAGAGGAATGCCCCCACACCTCCAAAGCGTAGCAGTTCCTTCCGTGAAATGGAGAATCAGCCCCACAAGAAATATGAGCTCACGGGTAACTTTTCATCTGTTGCTTCCTTGCAGCATGTTGATGGATTTTCTTTTACTCCCACCCAGCAGGATGCAAGCCTGGGCCCAGCCAAGTGCTACAGTGGGGGCTTTGCACAGAGGAACTTCTACAGTGATGACAGTGGTGGTACCAACAGTGGTGGGAGTGCAAGTACTGGTGGTGGGTGGTCAGGCATCACAGGTTTCTTTACACCACGGCTGATTAAAAAGACACTGGGTTTACGAGCAGGGAAACCTACCGGTGGCGAAGAAGCTTCAAAGCCTTTTCCAAGGTCAAACTCTACATCTTCCATGTCTTCGGGGCCTCCAGAGCAGGATAGGATGGCAATGACTCTTCCTAGAAATTGCCAGAGGTCAAAAATCCAGCTGGAAAGGACAGTGTCCACCTCCTCTCAGCCAGAGGAGAGCATAGGTAGATCCACTGACCTGCTTCCCAAAAGGCTTGAAGAAGGCCCTGCTCTGACCAGAGAGAGACCGAAAGCCAAACTCTTGCCAAGAGGTGCCACCGCTCTTCCAGTCAGAACCTCTTCAGGGGATTCAGCTGTTGCAGAGAAGTACTGTCCAGGTCTGGCAACAACAACCcctaaaagcaaagaaaaaaacagtgGTACACGGCAAGGGGCCCTAGAAGATGGAGAGAGACCAGGATGGTCTTCTCCAGCAAAGGCTGCAGCAATACTTCCAACCACTCATAACCACAAAGTGCCAGTCCTAATCTCACCCACTCTAAAACATACTCCAGCAGACGTGCAGCTTATTGGCACAGACTCTCAGGGTAATAAATTTAAGCTCTTATCTGAGCATCAGGTCACATCTTCCAGCGACAGGGACCGGCCCAGACGGGTAAAACCAAAGTGTGCCCCACCTCCACCGCCAGTGATGAGGCTCCTGCAGCAGCCGCCCGCTTGCTCAGACACAGCAGAAGAGTTGAGCAACACCACAGCAGCACATCATGGACTGGAAACAAGTGAAGGTGGTAAAAAGGCAGTGGTGGCACATGGTGGTGGAAAAGCTGGGAGGCCCATGATGCCTCCCCCTCAAGTGCCTCTGTCATCATCTTCCACCTCACCAGCGAAAATGGCCAATGGCACAGCAGGTGCTAAAGTGGCATTAAGAAAGACCAAACAGGCAGCTGAGAAAATCTCAGCGGACAAAATCAGCAAAGAGGCGCTGCTGGAGTGTGCAGACCTCCTCTCGAGTGCCATTGCTGAGCCAATGCCAAACAGCCAGCTGGTGGATACAGGGCACCAGCTGTTGGATTACTGCTCAGGCTATGTGGATTGCATCCCACAAACACGCAACAAATTTGCCTTCCGGGAAGCCGTGAGCAAACTGGAACTCAGCCTGCAGGAACTGCAGGTGTCCTCAACAGCTGCTAGTGTGCCCGGAGCAAACCCCGTCCTTAATAACTTATTGTCATGTGTCCAAGAAATCAGTGATGTGGTTCAAAGGTAG
- the ABL2 gene encoding tyrosine-protein kinase ABL2 isoform X2, with protein MILGTVLLQSSSYGKEENLLCCLCNEASDTGLSDFTEALHRPYGCDVEPQALNEAIRWSSKENLLGTTESDPNLFVALYDFVASGDNTLSITKGEKLRVLGYNQNGEWSEVCSKNGQGWVPSNYITPVNSLEKHSWYHGPVSRSAAEYLLSSLINGSFLVRESESSPGQLSISLRYEGRVYHYRINTTADGKVYVTAESRFNTLAELVHHHSTVADGLVTTLHYPAPKCNKPTVYGVSPIHDKWEMERTDITMKHKLGGGQYGEVYVGVWKKYNLTVAVKTLKEDTMEVEEFLKEAAVMKEIKHPNLVQLLGVCTLEPPFYIVTEYMPYGNLLDYLRECNREEVSAVVLLYMATQISSAMEYLEKKNFIHRDLAARNCLVGENHVVKVADFGLSRLMTGDTYTAHAGAKFPIKWTAPESLAYNTFSIKSDVWAFGVLLWEIATYGMSPYPGIDLSQVYDLLEKGYRMEQPEGCPPKVYELMRACWKWNPPDRPSFAETHQAFETMFHDSSISEEVAEELGRTASSSSIVPYLPRLPMLPSKTRTLKKQAENKENIEGTQDTVEHSASSSAPGFIRSTQPTSGSPALPRKQRDKSPSGLLEDAKETTFTRDRKGGFFSSFMKKRNAPTPPKRSSSFREMENQPHKKYELTGNFSSVASLQHVDGFSFTPTQQDASLGPAKCYSGGFAQRNFYSDDSGGTNSGGSASTGGGWSGITGFFTPRLIKKTLGLRAGKPTGGEEASKPFPRSNSTSSMSSGPPEQDRMAMTLPRNCQRSKIQLERTVSTSSQPEESIGRSTDLLPKRLEEGPALTRERPKAKLLPRGATALPVRTSSGDSAVAEKYCPGLATTTPKSKEKNSGTRQGALEDGERPGWSSPAKAAAILPTTHNHKVPVLISPTLKHTPADVQLIGTDSQGNKFKLLSEHQVTSSSDRDRPRRVKPKCAPPPPPVMRLLQQPPACSDTAEELSNTTAAHHGLETSEGGKKAVVAHGGGKAGRPMMPPPQVPLSSSSTSPAKMANGTAGAKVALRKTKQAAEKISADKISKEALLECADLLSSAIAEPMPNSQLVDTGHQLLDYCSGYVDCIPQTRNKFAFREAVSKLELSLQELQVSSTAASVPGANPVLNNLLSCVQEISDVVQR; from the exons ATGATCCTGGGAACGGTTCTACTACAGTCCAGCAGTTATGGCAAAGAGGAGAACCTGCTTTGCTGCCTCTGCAATGAAGCCTCTGATACTGGTTTATCTGATTTCACAG AGGCCCTTCACCGCCCCTATGGTTGTGATGTTGAACCCCAGGCACTGAATGAAGCCATCAGGTGGAGCTCTAAGGAGAACCTGCTTGGAACCACTGAGAGCGATCCCAATCTTTTTGTTGCACTTTATGATTTTGTAGCAAGCGGCGACAACACACTCAGCATCACCAAAG GTGAGAAGCTACGAGTCCTGGGTTACAACCAGAATGGTGAATGGAGTGAGGTATGTTCtaagaatgggcagggatgggtgCCAAGCAACTATATCACACCAGTGAACAGCCTGGAGAAGCATTCCTGGTATCATGGGCCTGTGTCACGCAGTGCAGCAGAGTATCTGCTGAGCAGCCTCATCAATGGCAGCTTCCTGGTTCGTGAAAGCGAGAGCAGCCCGGGGCAGCTGTCCATCTCCCTCCGGTACGAGGGGCGTGTTTACCACTACAGGATCAATACCACCGCAGATGGAAAG GTGTATGTGACAGCCGAAAGCCGCTTCAATACATTAGCAGAACTAGTTCACCATCATTCTACAGTGGCAGATGGACTGGTGACAACCTTGCATTACCCAGCACCCAAATGCAATAAGCCCACAGTCTATGGAGTGTCCCCCATCCATGACAAGTGGGAGATGGAACGAACGGATATCACCATGAAGCACAAACTTGGGGGAGGGCAGTATGGTGAAGTGTACGTTGGTGTCTGGAAGAAATACAATCTCACAGTTGCTGTGAAAACACTAAAG GAAGATACCATGGAAGTGGAGGAGTTCTTGAAAGAAGCTGCTGTGATGAAGGAAATCAAGCACCCAAATCTAGTGCAATTATTAG GAGTATGCACCCTGGAGCCACCCTTTTACATTGTGACGGAATATATGCCATATGGGAACCTGCTGGACTATCTACGAGAATGCAACCGGGAGGAGGTGAGCGCTGTCGTTCTGCTCTACATGGCCACTCAGATCTCCTCTGCTATGGAGTACTTGGAGAAGAAGAATTTCATCCACAG GGACCTAGCGGCTCGAAACTGCTTGGTAGGAGAAAACCACGTGGTAAAGGTGGCCGACTTCGGCTTAAGTCGATTGATGACTGGAGATACCTACACAGCTCATGCTGGAGCCAAGTTTCCTATCAAGTGGACAGCACCTGAGAGCCTGGCCTATAACACCTTCTCAATTAAATCAGATGTGTGGG CCTTTGGGGTGCTATTATGGGAAATTGCCACCTACGGGATGTCACCATACCCAGGTATTGACCTCTCACAGGTGTACGATCTGCTGGAGAAGGGATATCGGATGGAACAACCAGAGGGGTGCCCTCCAAAAGTTTATGAACTGATGAGGGCAT GCTGGAAGTGGAATCCCCCAGACCGACCATCCTTTGCTGAGACCCATCAAGCCTTTGAAACAATGTTCCATGACTCCAGTATCTCTGAAG AGGTGGCAGAGGAGCTTGGAAGAACAGCCTCCTCCTCATCCATAGTTCCCTACTTGCCCCGGTTACCCATGCTTCCCTCCAAGACTAGGACTCTGAAGAAACAGGCAGAGAACAAGGAGAATATTGAAGGAACACAAGATACTGTGGAGCATTCAGCTTCCAGCTCAGCACCAG GGTTTATCAGAAGCACACAGCCAACAAGTGGATCTCCAGCACTGCCTCGCAAGCAAAGGGATAAGTCCCCCAGCGGCCTCTTGGAAGATGCCAAAGAGACCACTTTCACCAGGGACAGAAAAGGTGGCTTTTTCAGCTCCTTTATGAAGAAGAGGAATGCCCCCACACCTCCAAAGCGTAGCAGTTCCTTCCGTGAAATGGAGAATCAGCCCCACAAGAAATATGAGCTCACGGGTAACTTTTCATCTGTTGCTTCCTTGCAGCATGTTGATGGATTTTCTTTTACTCCCACCCAGCAGGATGCAAGCCTGGGCCCAGCCAAGTGCTACAGTGGGGGCTTTGCACAGAGGAACTTCTACAGTGATGACAGTGGTGGTACCAACAGTGGTGGGAGTGCAAGTACTGGTGGTGGGTGGTCAGGCATCACAGGTTTCTTTACACCACGGCTGATTAAAAAGACACTGGGTTTACGAGCAGGGAAACCTACCGGTGGCGAAGAAGCTTCAAAGCCTTTTCCAAGGTCAAACTCTACATCTTCCATGTCTTCGGGGCCTCCAGAGCAGGATAGGATGGCAATGACTCTTCCTAGAAATTGCCAGAGGTCAAAAATCCAGCTGGAAAGGACAGTGTCCACCTCCTCTCAGCCAGAGGAGAGCATAGGTAGATCCACTGACCTGCTTCCCAAAAGGCTTGAAGAAGGCCCTGCTCTGACCAGAGAGAGACCGAAAGCCAAACTCTTGCCAAGAGGTGCCACCGCTCTTCCAGTCAGAACCTCTTCAGGGGATTCAGCTGTTGCAGAGAAGTACTGTCCAGGTCTGGCAACAACAACCcctaaaagcaaagaaaaaaacagtgGTACACGGCAAGGGGCCCTAGAAGATGGAGAGAGACCAGGATGGTCTTCTCCAGCAAAGGCTGCAGCAATACTTCCAACCACTCATAACCACAAAGTGCCAGTCCTAATCTCACCCACTCTAAAACATACTCCAGCAGACGTGCAGCTTATTGGCACAGACTCTCAGGGTAATAAATTTAAGCTCTTATCTGAGCATCAGGTCACATCTTCCAGCGACAGGGACCGGCCCAGACGGGTAAAACCAAAGTGTGCCCCACCTCCACCGCCAGTGATGAGGCTCCTGCAGCAGCCGCCCGCTTGCTCAGACACAGCAGAAGAGTTGAGCAACACCACAGCAGCACATCATGGACTGGAAACAAGTGAAGGTGGTAAAAAGGCAGTGGTGGCACATGGTGGTGGAAAAGCTGGGAGGCCCATGATGCCTCCCCCTCAAGTGCCTCTGTCATCATCTTCCACCTCACCAGCGAAAATGGCCAATGGCACAGCAGGTGCTAAAGTGGCATTAAGAAAGACCAAACAGGCAGCTGAGAAAATCTCAGCGGACAAAATCAGCAAAGAGGCGCTGCTGGAGTGTGCAGACCTCCTCTCGAGTGCCATTGCTGAGCCAATGCCAAACAGCCAGCTGGTGGATACAGGGCACCAGCTGTTGGATTACTGCTCAGGCTATGTGGATTGCATCCCACAAACACGCAACAAATTTGCCTTCCGGGAAGCCGTGAGCAAACTGGAACTCAGCCTGCAGGAACTGCAGGTGTCCTCAACAGCTGCTAGTGTGCCCGGAGCAAACCCCGTCCTTAATAACTTATTGTCATGTGTCCAAGAAATCAGTGATGTGGTTCAAAGGTAG